CTCGCCCCGGTGCGGCTGCTGCGTTACGGGCGGATCCCGCTCGTACCCGCGAACCGTCGGCTGCGGATGCAGGCCGTGCACGCCGACGACGTCGCCGACGCGTACGCGAAAGCGGTCCTGGGTGAGGCGCGCGGGGCCTTCAACGTCGCCGCGGACCCGGTGCTGACTCCGGAGCTGGTGGCCCGGCACTTCCACGGCTGGACCGTGCCGGTGGCCGCCCCGGTGCTGCGGGTCGCGGCGGCGCTGACCTGGCGGGCGCGGCTACAACCGGTCGACGCCGGCTGGGTGGAGCTGGGCCTGAACGCGCCGCTGATGTCCAGCGCACGGGCCGAGACGGAGCTGGGTTGGACGCCGAGGATCGATGCGCTCACCGCGCTGAAGGAGCTCTTCGCCGGCATGGCGCACGGCGAGGGCACCGACGGCCCGCCGATGTCCACCGACGACGACCTGCCCGGCCGTCCCGGCGGCCTCCTCAAGGCCCGCACCCCCGGCGACGGCAACCCCTACTGAGGTACGCCCCCCGTCAGCTCAGGCGGGCGCCGAGGAAGAAGATGCCGGGGTGGCCCTTCGTCTCGAAGCCGTCGCTGGGGTTGCGGCGCAGGGTCGAACTCTCGATGTCCAGGGTGCCGGTGCGGTTGTTGCTGACGAAGAAGATCGCGCCGCCGCCCTCGTTGGCGTGGTTGTCCTCGATGACGGTGCCGGCGACCCGCACGGCGAACTCGTTGCCGTCGCAGTAGATCGCGCCGCCGCTGCCGCCGCCGGGCGTGCCGGAGCGGGCCGGGTTCGCGCCCGTGCCGACCGCCTTGTTCTGCCGGAAGACGCTGTTCAGGATCGTCCACGACACGCCGATGCTGCTGGTCGCCGCCCCGTTGGCGCAGACGCCGCCGGTGAAGGTGCTGTTCACCACGTAGACCGGCTTGTTGTCGTACTGGCTGAGCACGCGGAGCGCACCGCCGCCCAGGTCCTGACCGGTCCGGTCGCAGCGGTTGTCCACGAACCGGGAGTTGACCACCTTGAAGCGTCCACCCCGGACGAAGATCGCGCCGCCCCCGCCGCCCTCGGTGGTGTCCCCGGTGGAGTTGCCGTCCGCGAAGGTCAGGTTCTGCACGGTGAGCTGTGGGTGGTCCTGGTTCTGGCAGTGCGAGGTGGTCCAGCCCTGCGCGCCGTCGCAGGTGTTCAGGTAGAGGATCCGCCGCTGGCCGCCGCCGCTCAGGGTGACCTTGCCGCCGCCGTCCAGCACGATTCGCGGCCCGTTGGCGTTACGGATCTTCGCGGTGGCGGTCATCCGGATGGTCACCGGGGCCGGACCGCAGTCGAAGGTGATGATCCCGCCGGCCGCCACGGCTTTCACCACCGCGGCGGACGTGCAGCTCGCGGCGGTGCCGCTGCCCACCGTACGGGTCGGGTGCGAGGTGTCCACCGCCCGCGCCTCGGCCGGCACCGCCGCGTGCCCGTCCGGGTTGCCGGCCTTCGGCACCGCTGACGGCTTCGCGGACGCGCTCGGCTTCGGCGTGCCGAAACCGGTCCGCGCGGCGGGAGTGCCCGACGGGGTGCCAGCCGGGGCGGCAGTCGGGCCGGCGGAGCCGGCGGGCGCGGTGGTGTCGGCGGCCGGCACGGTCGCCGGGCGACCCGCGTCGGGGCGGGCCGATCCGCAGGCCGGCAGGGCTGCGCTGGCGACACAGAGGACGAGCAGGGGCACCACGGACTTCACACGCACCCGCCGATGCTAGGAGCCCCACCCCGCCCCACACGAATCCCCACCCGATTCTTAACCCACCCCTAACCCCCCACCCCGCCTCACCCCGCCTCACGCTGCGCGCAATTTCAGAGAAAGAGTGGCTTCACAGCGTCGTGAAGGCACTCTTTCCCAGAAACCGCACAAGGCCGGGAGGCGGGCGAGGAGCGCGGTCCGGGAGGCGGGATGTGGATCAGCTGTGGGAGAGGGCGAAGGCGACCAGGAAGCCCAGGACGGTGATCAGGCCGACCAGGAGGTGGGCGTCGTCGAACGCCTCCGGGACCATGGTGTCGGTGATCATGGCGAGGATCGCGCCCGCCGCCAGCGCCGTGATGGTGGCCAGCACCTCCGGCGGGGCCCCGCCCAGCAGCGTGTAGCCGGCCAGTGCGGCCGCGCCGCTGACCACGGCGATCACCGTCCAGAGCAGGAAGACGTACCTCTTGGTGCGGCCGGCCAGGCGCATGCCGGCGGCGCTGGAGAGGCCCTCCGGCACGTTGCTGAGGAACACCGCGATCACGGTGACCAGGCTGACCGGGCCGCCGGTGAGCAGGCTCGCGCCGATCACCACCGACTCGGGGATGCCGTCGAGGAGCGCGCCGACGGCGATCGCGCTGCCGGAGCCGGGTTTCTCCTGTTCGGAGGGTTGCACGTCGGCGGAGCGCTTACGGTGCCGGGCGCCGCGTCGGGCCAGCAGGACGTTCGCCCCGGTGTACGCGAGTGCGCCGACCGCCGCGCCGATCGCGGTGGGCAGCAGGCCGCCCTGTTCGTGCGCCTCGGCGATCAGCTCGAACGAGACGGCGGAGAGCAGCACTCCCGCGCCGAAGGCCATCACCGAAGCGATGATCTTGGGAGGCACCCGGGCGAAGTATCCGACGACCGCCCCGATCAACAGGGCGGAACCGGCCAGCAGTCCCCAGGCACCCGCTTGCAACCATTCCGGCATTTGCAGGACCGTACCCGAGGCCCCCAGCGGGAAACCGGAGTGTGAGAAAGCGAGCGGGTCAGAAGTCGGCGAAGAGGTAGGGCAGTGCGCGGGGGAAGATCCGGCGCAGCTCGACGGCCGCGTCCGCGGACACCTCGCCCAGTCCCCGGATCGCCACCTCCGCCGGGTCGAGCACCCCGTACGCCAGGGCGGAGAGCCCGGCGGCGGTCAGCGTCGCGGTCGGCACGCCGCTCCCGGCGGTGGCCGCGCCGAGCAGTTCCAACTGCCCGGTGGCCCCGTCGAGCAGGTGCGTACCGGCCAGCCAACGGTCGCCGACCAGCTCCACGGTGACCCGCCCGGCCCCGGTCGGCAGGCCGGCCAGCGCGTCCAGGGACAGCAACCGGGCCATCGGGGCCGGCGTACCGGGTCGGGCGATCCGCGCCTCGACGTCCACCGCCAGGTCGGTGAGCCACAGTTCGGGCAGCTCGTCGGCGGGCAGCCGGACCCGGATCCGGGCCACCTGGTCGACGTGCCGGGCGAAGAACTGCAACAACGACGCCCGCGCGTACGGGTCGGCGGCGAGCAGGTCGTCGGCGATCAGCTCGCCCCCGTGGTCGTCGATCCGGTAGGTCACCGCGCCGACCGTGCCGCCGTCCCGGACGACGGTGACCAGCCAGCGGTCGTCCCGGTCCCGCAGTCCGATGGCCCGGAAGTCGGGGAAGACCGCGAACCCGTGCCGCTCGGCCAGGCAGCGTTCGGTGAACGCCCGCCAGGTCGGATAGCCCGCCCCGATCCGTTCCCAGTTCAGCGTGCCGGGCAGTTCGGCGGTGAGCAGCGGGGCCAGGTCGGCCGGGGAGAAGACCGCCGTCCGGGGCTGGGGCAGCCCGACATAGCCGAACCGCTCGTAGAACGACGCCCGGAACGGGTAGAGCGCGGTGAGCGGATGCCCCTCGTCGCGCATCTCGTCGAGGAGCTGGTGCAGCAGCGCCCGGACGTGGCCGCGCCGCCGGGCCAGCGGGTGGGTGGCCACCCCGGCGACACCGGCCATGGGCAGCACCTGACCGCGCAGGTTCTGCCGCATCGGGATCGCCGAGGCGCTGGCCACCGTCGCGCCGCTCTCCTCGACGACCAGCGTCCGGTTGCCCGCGTTGTAGGGCAGGTAGGCGCAGAACTCGTCCACCCGGGACGCGGCCGGCGGCGACGCCTCGAAGGCGTACGCCTGGAGCGGAAAGCTGATGGTGGGTCGTTCCCGGGCGGCCAACCGGCGGATGGGCATCCCTCATCCCAACCCGCCGGGTGGACCCGCGCAACTCGGTCGGCCGGGTTCAGACCTCGGTCACGTCGGAGACGACGACGGTGACGTTGTCCGGCGCGCCGGCCTGGTGGGCGAGCTTCACCAGCTGCTCCCCGCACTGCTGACGGTCGCCGTACGTGCCGAGCGCGGCGGCGATCGCGCTGTCGTCCACATAGTCGGAGAGGCCGTCGCTGCACAGCAGCAGCCGGTCGCCGGGAAAGACGGTGAGCACGCCGACCGCCGGTGGCGCGTCGGCGCCCTGCACGGCCCGGGTCACCAGGGACCGCTGCGGGTGGTGCCGGGCCTGGTCGGGGGAGAGCGCCCCCTGGTCGACCAGCGCCTGCACGAAGGTGTCGTCCCGGGTGAGCTGGGTCAACTCCCCGTCCCGGAGCAGATAGCAGCGGGAGTCACCGACCTGGGCGAGGACCAGGGTGTCGCCGGCGAGCAGGGCGGCGGTCAGCGTCGTACCCATGCCGTCGCGGGCCGGGTCCACCGTGATGGCCGCGCGGATCCGCTGGTTGGCGGTGCTCACCACGGCGCGTAGCGCGTCGGCGGCCTCGTCCGGCACTGTCGGCGGGGTCAGCTCGTCCAGGATGCGGATGACGATCTCGCTCGCCACCTCGCCGGCGGGCAGCCCGCCCATGCCGTCGGCGACGGCCACCAGGCGGTCCCCGGCAAGGGCGGAGTCCTCGTTGTTGGTGCGGACGAGGCCGACATCGTTGCGGATGGCGGAGCGGAGGATCAGCGTCATGGGGTCAAGCTTGCCAAGAACACCCTGCCGCCGTCTCTACGCACTACTGCGTAGGGTGTGAGAAATGATGCCGGTGTCCATGGTCGGGCGGGCCGGCGAGCTGGCCGAGCTCGACCGGGCCTGGTCCACCGTGGCCGCCGGCGGCCGGCCCTCGGCAGCCGTAACGGTGATCACCGGGGCCGCAGGGGTGGGGAAGTCTTCGCTGGTCGGGGCCGCTCTGGAGCGCTTCGACCCGCGTCCCGCCGTGCTGTTGGCCGGGGCTGCGCGGGTGCACGACCCGGCCCCGTACGACTGGTTGGCGGCGGTCCTCAGCGGTCGGGACACCAGCGATCTGGATCTGCCGCCGGACGCGCTGGCGTGGCTCGCCCAGCAACCCACCGCGCCGCGCGAACGTTACGCTCCGGGCACGCTGCTGCGACTCGCCGTGCGTACCGTGCGGTTGCTGGTCGGCGCGGGCCCGGCGGTGCTGGTGGTGGAGGACCTGCACGCCCTCGACCCGGCGAGCCTCAACCTGCTCTGCGAGCTGGCCGTCGCCCCGCAGCTGCCGGCCCTGCTGGTGGTGGCGACCCGGCCGCCGGCGGACGCGCTGGCGCCGGACCTCGCGGTCCGCCCTGGCCCGCCTCTGCGGGGTACGCGGCGCCGTGCGCCAGCATCTCGCGCCGCTCACCCCCGCCGAGGTGGCCGAGGTGCTGACCCAGGTGTACGACGGCAGCCGCCCCGCCGAGCCGGTGGTCACCGCGGTCTGGCGGCGCACCGGCGGCAACCCGTTCGCGTTGACCGAGCTGCTCGCCGCGCACGGCGCCCGGGGCCCGGAAGGGCTGCTGCGCGAGCCGCTGCCGGCGCACCTGCGTCCGGCGGTGCTCGAACCG
The Micromonospora sp. R77 DNA segment above includes these coding regions:
- the eis gene encoding enhanced intracellular survival protein Eis, which translates into the protein MPIRRLAARERPTISFPLQAYAFEASPPAASRVDEFCAYLPYNAGNRTLVVEESGATVASASAIPMRQNLRGQVLPMAGVAGVATHPLARRRGHVRALLHQLLDEMRDEGHPLTALYPFRASFYERFGYVGLPQPRTAVFSPADLAPLLTAELPGTLNWERIGAGYPTWRAFTERCLAERHGFAVFPDFRAIGLRDRDDRWLVTVVRDGGTVGAVTYRIDDHGGELIADDLLAADPYARASLLQFFARHVDQVARIRVRLPADELPELWLTDLAVDVEARIARPGTPAPMARLLSLDALAGLPTGAGRVTVELVGDRWLAGTHLLDGATGQLELLGAATAGSGVPTATLTAAGLSALAYGVLDPAEVAIRGLGEVSADAAVELRRIFPRALPYLFADF
- a CDS encoding ZIP family metal transporter; this translates as MPEWLQAGAWGLLAGSALLIGAVVGYFARVPPKIIASVMAFGAGVLLSAVSFELIAEAHEQGGLLPTAIGAAVGALAYTGANVLLARRGARHRKRSADVQPSEQEKPGSGSAIAVGALLDGIPESVVIGASLLTGGPVSLVTVIAVFLSNVPEGLSSAAGMRLAGRTKRYVFLLWTVIAVVSGAAALAGYTLLGGAPPEVLATITALAAGAILAMITDTMVPEAFDDAHLLVGLITVLGFLVAFALSHS
- a CDS encoding PP2C family serine/threonine-protein phosphatase — encoded protein: MTLILRSAIRNDVGLVRTNNEDSALAGDRLVAVADGMGGLPAGEVASEIVIRILDELTPPTVPDEAADALRAVVSTANQRIRAAITVDPARDGMGTTLTAALLAGDTLVLAQVGDSRCYLLRDGELTQLTRDDTFVQALVDQGALSPDQARHHPQRSLVTRAVQGADAPPAVGVLTVFPGDRLLLCSDGLSDYVDDSAIAAALGTYGDRQQCGEQLVKLAHQAGAPDNVTVVVSDVTEV